CTATTTATCGCTCGCTTTTCTCTTTTTCTTGAGCTTGCAAAATTTGCAGGCCCAAGATGATTATGTCATTTCTGAATTGCAATATACAGACTATATTTATCGCGATTTTGTGGCCTCCTGCCGTTTTTATCCCGATGATTCCGAGGTCGATTATCCCGTCGTCCAACTCGCTAGCCCCAATAAACTCATTTTAGAGTTTGATGACCTAGATGCCGATAATAAGGATTATAACTACAAAATTATCCATTGCAACCGAAACTGGGAACCCTCCGAGGATATCGATGCCCTAGACTATATTGATGGCTTTCAGGAAAATCGATTCTATGAAAGCCTGAGCTCTTTTGGTACCCGCACGGAGTACCTGCATTATCAGCTAGAACTCCCCAACGATGATGTCAAATGGACCAAATCTGGCAATTATTTGCTGCTGGTTTACCTCAATGATGATGAAGAAGATCTGGTCCTCAGTCGCCGCTTTCTGGTCTATGAACCTCAAATGAATGTGGAGGTGACCACCCGCCGCTCGGCCATTCCGCCCTATGGCCAAACCCATCAAGAACTGAGCTGCCAACTCCAACATGCAGGCATGAATGTGAGCAACCCCAACCAAGATATCAAACTGACGGTGGTCCAAAACTGGAACTGGCCCAAAGCCCTTAAAAATCTAGCCCCCACTTTTGTAGAAGAAGAAGTGATCCATTTCGACCGCCAAGGCCAAATCGTTTTCCCCGGCCAAAGAGAGTTTCGCCCACTCGATATCCGCAGCTTCCGCCACCGTGGTCCACAGGTCCAAAATCTGGCCCGCACCAATGAGGGCTTCGAGCTGCTGCTCTTTCCCGAAAAAGAACGAAAATATAGCCCTTATCTCTTTACCAACGACCTCAACGGCAAGTTTATCATCGCTTCCTACGATGCCCCCAACCCCGAAGAAAGAGGCGAGTATGGCCAGCTGTTTTTCCAATTCAAAAGCCCCGAATATCCCGATGCCCGCATTTTTGTCTATGGCGGCTTCTCCGATTTTCAAGCCTACCCCCAATACGAACTAAATTACAATGCCGAAAAAGGCCAATACGAAGGCATCCTCCTCTTCAAAAATGGCTTTTATGATTATGGCTACGGCCTGCTCCGAGATGGAGAAAAACAATTGGACCAAGAAGAATTGGAGGGCAATCGCTTTGAAACCGAAAATGATTACTTATTTTTAGTCTATTATCGCCCCTTCGGTGGCCGCTACGACCAATTGGTGGCCTTCCAAAAAGCTAGTTCTACTCATAGATAGTATTTTTTTGGGGCCTCCCGCCTTCGGCGGGCGCTACGTTTCGCAGCTCGCTCTTCGCTCGGCCCTTCAGCGCTGCGCGCTTCGGTCTGGCCTGACGGCCACTGCTGCACATCGCTAGGCCGTTTGGCCTGCGGCCAGGGCGGCTTCGCCGCCCAATTTTCCTCCCCATTTTGCCAAAATCCCTTTCCTCTTGAGAACAATTTACCAACCCAATAAAACAGCAGCCTGGCCCTATCTACTGGCTATTTTTGTTATCTGTAGTTGGTGGATTGCCCTAGGCCATTTTTATGGCCCCAAAAAAACAGCAGAAGGAGTTGTTCCTGCCATAGCTGATACTACTTTGGTTCAAGATAGTACGCCTGCCGTAGTTCCAAAACAGTATTTTTCGCCTCCCGCCAATCCCGATTCTAGTTGGGCGCTGGCCTTTAACCGCTATCTCCAAAAAACAGCGGAAGAAAAAGAATTGGCCTATTTACAGCAGCTCCAAGATAGCGCAGATCAAGCTTGGCTAACCGCTCAAGAAACCGCAGCAGCCCAAGAAGCCCAAGAAGCCCAAGAAGCCCAAGAAGCCGAACGCATGCGCCTATTGGCAGAGGAAGAAGAACGGCAGGCTAAGGCCATGGAAGAGCTTGCCCGCCAAGCCATGGAAGAAGCCGTACCACTCGAAGAAGAAATACTGGCCGAAGAAGAATTTGATTATAGCGACTATAATAATTATATCCCTCGCTACTGGCAGTTTTTGCTACCTAGCTGGATATTTATTTTCTTATATTTTTGGCGCAGCCGCCGCAATCGCCGCCAAAAACAAAAGATGGCCGCTCAGTTCCCCTTGGGCCAAAGGCGCCCTTCGGGCGCCCTCAGCCGCGATTTCCAATCTAAAAGTATAGACCCCAGTTGGCGCCGCCAATTGGCCCAAGAACGCAACCGCCCCCTCTTGTCGGAAAGCAAAGAACAGGACGTACAATGGGCCGAAGGCTTTAAGGGCAGCTATACCACCACCTTCCTTAGACGGGCCATCATTCATTTGTTGCGCTGGCGGCAACCAGAGCTCGCTCGCCCCGCCGATTTTCGCTATTGGTTAGATGTCTATGATTGGATGTCTCCGCTAGCCGCCGCCCTGCAATGCAGCCTAGCCCTTTGGTTCCTAGATCAAGAACTTTGGCGCTATTTACTCCTGCCTTTTGTCCTGCTCTCTATTTATTATAATGCCGCCGCCCGCCGAAAATCATGGGCCAAAACTACTTATCTGATTGCTGGACCAACTCTAGCACTTATTTTACACTTTTTGCTCCTTAGCAATGGAAGCGAAAGCTTTATGCTCTTTAGTAAGGAGGCCTTCACCTTTGATATTTCAGCTTGGCGCTGGCCAGTGCTGCTGGGGCTGTTTTTGGTCTTCTGGAGCTGGCTAAAGGGAGCCAAACATCTGTTTCAGAAAACCGTCTGGTTCAATGATGAGAGTTTTGCCAAGACCATCCCCCTCTTTATTGCTAGCCTATTTTTTACCCTCTTTTGGCCTGGGGTTCTAGGCGAAGCCCTACCCGCAGGAAGCTTAATCGCCTTGCTCTTGGCCTTTGTCCTCTGGATCGCTAGCCCGATGAAAGATGACCGCAAAGCCAAACAATGGTTGCTCTCTGGCGGTACCCTTTTTGGCGGCTTAGTCGGACTTTCTACTTTGCTATTTGTCAATTACAATATTTTTGGTTTAGGGTTTATTAGCTATAGCCTTGTCGGTTTTCTCCTCTTAGGAAGCTGGGCCTTTTTCTTCTTTCCCAGAATGGAGGATATTCCCGAAGAAGAAAAGCCTATTCCTTGGTGGGAGGACCCCCAAGCTACAATACGAGAAGAGCTGCTCATTAAGGATATGGACCTAGGGCTACAAACAGAGCAGTGGAGCAGTTTTAACCGATTTCAGCGGCTAAAAACTATTCGTTTAGTCAATACAGAGCTCAAGCATTTGCCTATCCGAATTGCTAACTTGGCCCAATTGGAAGAAATGGACCTACGCCATAACCAATTGCGTACAATTCCCTCTATCTTCTTTAAACGCCTACCCAATTTGAAGAAAATCAATTTGGCTGGTAATCCCGTTCCCACTAAAAAACAGAGGGCGCTAAGCCAAAAATACCCTCATATTGAGTTTATTTTTGAGTAGGGGCAAAGATTGTAGTTGCAATCGGCCTAGCGATGTGCAGCAGTGGCCCGCAGGGCCAGACCGAGCCAGCTTGCTGGCGAAGGGCCGAGCGAACAGCGAGCTGCGGAACGTAGCGCCTGCCGCAGGCAGGAGGCCCCAAAAAATATCAAACCAAAGCCAACTGATCTTGAAAAAACTGCACTTCTTCTAAAAAATATTTGAGTGGGGGGGCAAGGTTGTCTTTTGCCCATTGAAGAAATATCTTACGTTTGAAATTAGCGGCTTTGAGTGGAATAATCTTGTAGTTTTTTGGCTTTTTCTCTAAAACGGGAATTAAGGAAATGCCGAGGCCTGCGCTAACTAAAGCCCTCGCCATTTCGTCTCCTTTAGCTTTAAATACAGTGTTGATTTTGATTTGGTGGCTTTGGAAGAAGTCTAGAATTTCGTCTCTCTTACTACAATTGCTTCGCTCAATAAAATTGGATTGATCTAAGAGGCGAACATCCACCTGAGGGAGTTGGGCGAAAGGGTGGTTGAGTGGAACGGCCAGCCCCAGAGGGTCTTCTCTAATGAGTTCTTGCTGAACATGATCTAGAGAAAGAGCCGTTTTGCTGAAGAGGGCATGAATTTCATTCTTTTTTAGCGTTTCTAGCAGCTCCAGTGCGCAGCTTTTTTCCACCAATTGGACCTCATAGCTTGGGTAACGTTTGTGAAATTGCTTGATGAGGGGGAGAATAGCCGTAAAGTCAAGGTCTGGGCTAAGGCCTAATTTTAGAACTTGCCGACTTGTTTTTTCTTTAAATGTTTGCATCTCCTCCCAGTGGGCCAACAGTTTTTTGGCTTTGGGCAAGAGTTCTTGCCCCTCTGTAGTAAGGAATACATTTCTTTTATCTCTGAAGAAAAGAAGACAGTTGAGCTGCTCTTCCAATTTTTTGATGCCCGAGGAGAAGGTAGACTGCACAACATGTGCTCGTTTTGCGGCTAGGGTAAAGCTCTTGCTCTCGGCTAATAGGACAAAGTATTTGACAAACTGCAGGTTCATGATCTATTTTATCGATAACTGTTATTACAATATTCTATTTTGACGATCTAAAGGTATTGCTTTACTTTGCAACAGGCAATATTCTCTTGCCTAAATTTTATTATTTGGCCTGTGAAGGGTTTAAAAACTAGAAGCAATGAAAAGTTTTCAAGAAAAAATGGCTGCACTCCAAAAAAAATTAGAGGGGAGAATGCCTGCAGATTATATCCAAATTATGCATAAGGCCACTGCAGATTTGCGGGCTTCTGGGATTCAGGAGAGGGTATTAAAAGTTGGGGATAAATTTCCCGCTTTCACCTTAAAGAATCAAGATGGATCGCCTATTCAAAGTGTAGAGATTTTCAAAAAAGGCCCTGTATTATTTACTTTTTATAGAGGCATTTGGTGCCCTTACTGCAATATGGATTTAGGGTATTTGAAGCAAAATAAAGAAAAGCTAGCCGAATTGGGCGTGCAACTCTTTGCTATATCGCCAGAGCTTCCAGCCTTTTTGCAAAAAACTAAACAGCAGCAAAAGCTAGATTTTGATTTGCTGCATGACTTTAAAAGTGAGTTGGGGCAGGAGTTGGGACTTCGATTCTCTCTACCCACAGAATTAAAGGCATTATATGCCGATAAATTTAAGATTGATTTGGATAAACATCAGGGGCATTCTGATTGGACACTTCCTATGCCTGCTCGTTTTTTTGTGGACCAAGATGGGGTTATTCAATATGTGGAAACTAATCCTGATTATACGACTCGCCCAGCTCTAGATGCTGTATATGCATTAGACTTTTTTAAAAATTAAATGATAAGACCAATGAAAAATGTACTCATTATCAATGCTCATCAGCCTTATCCTTTTTCTGAAGGGCGATTAAATGCTAGTTTTTGCGAAATGGCTGCCTCTTTTTTCAGTGAAAAAGGATACCAGCTAAAGTTTA
This genomic interval from Saprospira grandis contains the following:
- a CDS encoding DUF5103 domain-containing protein translates to MRYLSLAFLFFLSLQNLQAQDDYVISELQYTDYIYRDFVASCRFYPDDSEVDYPVVQLASPNKLILEFDDLDADNKDYNYKIIHCNRNWEPSEDIDALDYIDGFQENRFYESLSSFGTRTEYLHYQLELPNDDVKWTKSGNYLLLVYLNDDEEDLVLSRRFLVYEPQMNVEVTTRRSAIPPYGQTHQELSCQLQHAGMNVSNPNQDIKLTVVQNWNWPKALKNLAPTFVEEEVIHFDRQGQIVFPGQREFRPLDIRSFRHRGPQVQNLARTNEGFELLLFPEKERKYSPYLFTNDLNGKFIIASYDAPNPEERGEYGQLFFQFKSPEYPDARIFVYGGFSDFQAYPQYELNYNAEKGQYEGILLFKNGFYDYGYGLLRDGEKQLDQEELEGNRFETENDYLFLVYYRPFGGRYDQLVAFQKASSTHR
- a CDS encoding leucine-rich repeat domain-containing protein; protein product: MRTIYQPNKTAAWPYLLAIFVICSWWIALGHFYGPKKTAEGVVPAIADTTLVQDSTPAVVPKQYFSPPANPDSSWALAFNRYLQKTAEEKELAYLQQLQDSADQAWLTAQETAAAQEAQEAQEAQEAERMRLLAEEEERQAKAMEELARQAMEEAVPLEEEILAEEEFDYSDYNNYIPRYWQFLLPSWIFIFLYFWRSRRNRRQKQKMAAQFPLGQRRPSGALSRDFQSKSIDPSWRRQLAQERNRPLLSESKEQDVQWAEGFKGSYTTTFLRRAIIHLLRWRQPELARPADFRYWLDVYDWMSPLAAALQCSLALWFLDQELWRYLLLPFVLLSIYYNAAARRKSWAKTTYLIAGPTLALILHFLLLSNGSESFMLFSKEAFTFDISAWRWPVLLGLFLVFWSWLKGAKHLFQKTVWFNDESFAKTIPLFIASLFFTLFWPGVLGEALPAGSLIALLLAFVLWIASPMKDDRKAKQWLLSGGTLFGGLVGLSTLLFVNYNIFGLGFISYSLVGFLLLGSWAFFFFPRMEDIPEEEKPIPWWEDPQATIREELLIKDMDLGLQTEQWSSFNRFQRLKTIRLVNTELKHLPIRIANLAQLEEMDLRHNQLRTIPSIFFKRLPNLKKINLAGNPVPTKKQRALSQKYPHIEFIFE
- a CDS encoding LysR family transcriptional regulator, giving the protein MNLQFVKYFVLLAESKSFTLAAKRAHVVQSTFSSGIKKLEEQLNCLLFFRDKRNVFLTTEGQELLPKAKKLLAHWEEMQTFKEKTSRQVLKLGLSPDLDFTAILPLIKQFHKRYPSYEVQLVEKSCALELLETLKKNEIHALFSKTALSLDHVQQELIREDPLGLAVPLNHPFAQLPQVDVRLLDQSNFIERSNCSKRDEILDFFQSHQIKINTVFKAKGDEMARALVSAGLGISLIPVLEKKPKNYKIIPLKAANFKRKIFLQWAKDNLAPPLKYFLEEVQFFQDQLALV
- a CDS encoding peroxiredoxin-like family protein; amino-acid sequence: MKSFQEKMAALQKKLEGRMPADYIQIMHKATADLRASGIQERVLKVGDKFPAFTLKNQDGSPIQSVEIFKKGPVLFTFYRGIWCPYCNMDLGYLKQNKEKLAELGVQLFAISPELPAFLQKTKQQQKLDFDLLHDFKSELGQELGLRFSLPTELKALYADKFKIDLDKHQGHSDWTLPMPARFFVDQDGVIQYVETNPDYTTRPALDAVYALDFFKN